The following proteins are co-located in the Gorilla gorilla gorilla isolate KB3781 chromosome 7, NHGRI_mGorGor1-v2.1_pri, whole genome shotgun sequence genome:
- the LOC134758982 gene encoding ubiquitin carboxyl-terminal hydrolase 17-like protein 6, with amino-acid sequence MEDDSLYLGGEWQFNHFSKLTSSRPDAAFAEIQRTSLPEKSPLSCETRVDFCDDLAPVARQLAPREKLPLSSRRPAAVGAGLQNMGNTCYVNASLQCLTYTPPLANYMLSREHSQTCHRHKGCMLCTMQAHITRALYRPGHVIQPSQALAAGFHRGKQEDAHEFLMFTVDAMKKACLPGHKQVDHHSKDTTLIHQIFGGYWRSQIKCLHCHGISDTFDPYLDIALDIQAAQSVKQALEQLVKPEELNGENAYHCALCLQKAPASKTLTLHTSAKVLILVLKRFSDVTGNKLAKNVQYPECLDMQPYMSQQNTGPLVYVLYAVLVHAGWSCHNGHYFSYVKAQEGQWYKMDDAEVTVSGITSALSQQAYVLFYIQKSEWERHSESVSRGREPRALGAEDTDRRATQGELKRDHPCLQVPELDAHLVERDTQESTLDHWKFLQEQNKTKPEFNVRKVEGTLPPNVHVIRQSKYKCGMKNNHPEQQSSLLNLSSTNPTDQESMNTGTLASLQGTTRRSKGKNKHSKRALLVCQ; translated from the coding sequence atggaggacgactcactctacttgggaggtgagtggcagttcaaccacttttcaaaactcacatcttctcggccagatgcagcttttgctgaaatccagcggacttctctccctgagaagtcaccactctcatgtgagacccgtgtcgacttctgtgatgatttggctcctgtggcaagacagcttgctcccagggagaagcttcctctgagtagcaggagacctgctgcggtgggggctgggctccagaatatgggaaatacctgctacgtgaacgcttccctgcagtgcctgacatacacaccgccccttgccaactacatgctgtcccgggagcactctcaaacgtgtcatcgtcacaagggctgcatgctctgtactatgcaagctcacatcacacgggccctctaccgtcctggccatgtcatccagccctcacaggcattggctgctggcttccatagaggcaagcaggaagatgcccatgaatttctcatgttcactgtggatgccatgaaaaaggcatgccttcccgggcacaagcaggtagatcatcactccaaggacaccaccctcatccaccaaatatttggagggtactggagatctcaaatcaagtgtctccactgccacggcatttcagacacctttgacccttacctggacatcgccctggatatccaggcagctcagagtgtcaagcaagctttggaacagttggtgaagcccgaagaactcaatggagagaatgcctatcattgtgctctttgtctccagaaggcgcctgcctccaagacgttaactttacacacttctgccaaggtcctcatccttgtattgaagagattctccgatgtcacaggcaacaaacttgccaagaatgtgcaatatcctgagtgccttgacatgcagccatacatgtctcagcagaacacaggacctcttgtctatgtcctctatgctgtgctggtccacgctgggtggagttgtcacaacggacattacttctcttatgtcaaagctcaagaaggccagtggtataaaatggatgatgccGAAGTCACTGTctctggcatcacttctgccctgagtcaacaggcctatgtcctcttttacatccagaagagtgaatgggaaagacacagtgagagtgtgtcaagaggcagggaaccaagagcccttggcgctgaagacacagacaggcgagcaacgcaaggagagctcaagagagaccacccctgcctccaggtacctGAGTTGGACGcgcacttggtggaaagagacactcaggaaagcaccctagaccactggaaattcctccaagagcaaaacaaaacgaagcctgagttcaacgtcagaaaagtcgaaggtacaTTGCCTCCCAACGTACATGTGATTcgtcaatcaaaatacaagtgtgggatgaaaaacaatcatcctgaacagcaaagctccctgctaaacctctcttcgacgaacccgacagatcaggagtccatgaacacaggcacactcgcttctctgcaagggacgaccaggagatccaaagggaagaacaaacacagcaagagggctctgcttgtgtgccagtga
- the LOC134758983 gene encoding ubiquitin carboxyl-terminal hydrolase 17-like protein 22 — MEDDSLYLGGEWQFNHFSKLTSSRPDAAFAEIQRTSLPEKSPLSCETRVDFCDDLAPVARQLAPREKLPLSSRRPAAVGAGLQNMGNTCYVNASLQCLTYTPPLANYMLSREHSQTCHRHKGCMLCTMQAHITRALYRPGHVIQPSQALAAGFHRGKQEDAHEFLMFTVDAMKKACLPGHKQVDHHSKDTTLIHQIFGGYWRSQIKCLHCHGISDTFDPYLDIALDIQAAQSVKQALEQLVKPEELNGENAYHCALCLQKAPASKTLTLHTSAKVLILVLKRFSDVTGNKLAKNVQYPECLDMQPYMSQQNTGPLVYVLYAVLVHAGWSCHNGHYFSYVKAQEGQWYKMDDAEVTASGITSALSQQAYVLFYIQKSEWERHSESVSRGREPRALGAEDTDRRATQGELKRDHPCLQVPELDEHLVERDTQESTLDHWKFLQEQNKTKPEFNVRKVEGTLPPNVLVIHQSKYKCGMKNHHPEQQSSLLNLSSTNPTDQECMNMGTLASLQGTTRRSKGKNKHSKRALLVCQ; from the coding sequence atggaggacgactcactctacttgggaggtgagtggcagttcaaccacttttcaaaactcacatcttctcggccagatgcagcttttgctgaaatccagcggacttctctccctgagaagtcaccactctcatgtgagacccgtgtcgacttctgtgatgatttggctcctgtggcaagacagcttgctcccagggagaagcttcctctgagtagcaggagacctgctgcggtgggggctgggctccagaatatgggaaatacctgctacgtgaacgcttccctgcagtgcctgacatacacaccgccccttgccaactacatgctgtcccgggagcactctcaaacgtgtcatcgtcacaaaggctgcatgctctgtactatgcaagctcacatcacacgggccctctaccgtcctggccatgtcatccagccctcacaggcattggctgctggcttccatagaggcaagcaggaagatgcccatgaatttctcatgttcactgtggatgccatgaaaaaggcatgccttcccgggcacaagcaggtagatcatcactccaaggacaccaccctcatccaccaaatatttggagggtactggagatctcaaatcaagtgtctccactgccacggcatttcagacacctttgacccttacctggacatcgccctggatatccaggcagctcagagtgtcaagcaagctttggaacagttggtgaagcccgaagaactcaatggagagaatgcctatcattgtgctctttgtctccagaaggcgcctgcctccaagacgttaactttacacacttctgccaaggtcctcatccttgtattgaagagattctccgatgtcacaggcaacaaacttgccaagaatgtgcaatatcctgagtgccttgacatgcagccatacatgtctcagcagaacacaggacctcttgtctatgtcctctatgctgtgctggtccacgctgggtggagttgtcacaacggacattacttctcttatgtcaaagctcaagaaggccagtggtataaaatggatgatgccgaagtcactgcctctggcatcacttctgccctgagtcaacaggcctatgtcctcttttacatccagaagagtgaatgggaaagacacagtgagagtgtgtcaagaggcagggaaccaagagcccttggcgctgaagacacagacaggcgagcaacgcaaggagagctcaagagagaccacccctgcctccaggtacccgagttggacgagcacttggtggaaagagacactcaggaaagcaccctagaccactggaaattcctccaagagcaaaacaaaacgaagcctgagttcaacgtcagaaaagtcgaaggtaccttgcctcccaacgtacttgtgattcatcaatcaaaatacaagtgtgggatgaaaaaccatcatcctgaacagcaaagctccctgctaaacctctcttcgacgaacccgacagatcaggagtgCATGAACATgggcacactcgcttctctgcaagggacgaccaggagatccaaagggaagaacaaacacagcaagagggctctgcttgtgtgccagtga
- the LOC134758989 gene encoding ubiquitin carboxyl-terminal hydrolase 17-like protein 6 — translation MEDDSLYLGGEWQFNHFSKLTSSRPDAAFAEIQRTSLPEKSPLSCETRVDFCDDLAPVARQLAPREKLPLSSRRPAAVGAGLQNMGNTCYVNASLQCLTYTPPLANYMLSREHSQTCHRHKGCMLCTMQAHITRALYRPGHVIQPSQALAAGFHRGKQEDAHEFLMFTVDAMKKACLPGHKQVDHHSKDTTLIHQIFGGYWRSQIKCLHCHGISDTFDPYLDIALDIQAAQSVKQALEQLVKPEELNGENAYHCALCLQKAPASKTLTLHTSAKVLILVLKRFSDVTGNKLAKNVQYPECLDMQPYMSQQNTGPLVYVLYAVLVHAGWSCHNGHYFSYVKAQEGQWYKMDDAEVTASGITSALSQQAYVFFYIQKSEWERHSESVSRGREPRALGAEDTDRRATQGELKRDHPCLQVTELGEHLVERDTQESTLDHWKFLQEQNKTKPEFNVRKVEGTLPPNVLVIHQSKYKCGMKNHHPEQQSSLLNLSSTNPTDQECMNMGTLASLQGTTRRSKGKNKHSKRALLVCQ, via the coding sequence atggaggacgactcactctacttgggaggtgagtggcagttcaaccacttttcaaaactcacatcttctcggccagatgcagcttttgctgaaatccagcggacttctctccctgagaagtcaccactctcatgtgagacccgtgtcgacttctgtgatgatttggctcctgtggcaagacagcttgctcccagggagaagcttcctctgagtagcaggagacctgctgcggtgggggctgggctccagaatatgggaaatacctgctacgtgaacgcttccctgcagtgcctgacatacacaccgccccttgccaactacatgctgtcccgggagcactctcaaacgtgtcatcgtcacaagggctgcatgctctgtactatgcaagctcacatcacacgggccctctaccgtcctggccatgtcatccagccctcacaggcattggctgctggcttccatagaggcaagcaggaagatgcccatgaatttctcatgttcactgtggatgccatgaaaaaggcatgccttcccgggcacaagcaggtagatcatcactccaaggacaccaccctcatccaccaaatatttggagggtactggagatctcaaatcaagtgtctccactgccacggcatttcagacacctttgacccttacctggacatcgccctggatatccaggcagctcagagtgtcaagcaagctttggaacagttggtgaagcccgaagaactcaatggagagaatgcctatcattgtgctctttgtctccagaaggcgcctgcctccaagacgttaactttacacacttctgccaaggtcctcatccttgtattgaagagattctccgatgtcacaggcaacaaacttgccaagaatgtgcaatatcctgagtgccttgacatgcagccatacatgtctcagcagaacacaggacctcttgtctatgtcctctatgctgtgctggtccacgctgggtggagttgtcacaacggacattacttctcttatgtcaaagctcaagaaggccagtggtataaaatggatgatgccgaagtcactgcctctggcatcacttctgccctgagtcaacaggcctatgtcttcttttacatccagaagagtgaatgggaaagacacagtgagagtgtgtcaagaggcagggaaccaagagcccttggcgctgaagacacagacaggcgagcaacgcaaggagagctcaagagagaccacccctgcctccaggtaacCGAGTTGGgcgagcacttggtggaaagagacactcaggaaagcaccctagaccactggaaattcctccaagagcaaaacaaaacgaagcctgagttcaacgtcagaaaagtcgaaggtaccttgcctcccaacgtacttgtgattcatcaatcaaaatacaagtgtgggatgaaaaaccatcatcctgaacagcaaagctccctgctaaacctctcttcgacgaacccgacagatcaggagtgCATGAACATgggcacactcgcttctctgcaagggacgaccaggagatccaaagggaagaacaaacacagcaagagggctctgcttgtgtgccagtga
- the LOC134758991 gene encoding ubiquitin carboxyl-terminal hydrolase 17-like protein 6 — MEDDSLYLGGEWQFNHFSKLTSSRPDAAFAEIQRTSLPEKSPLSCETRVDFCDDLAPVARQLAPREKLPLSSRRPAAVGAGLQNMGNTCYVNASLQCLTYTPPLANYMLSREHSQTCHRHKGCMLCTMQAHITRALYRPGHVIQPSQALAAGFHRGKQEDAHEFLMFTVDAMKKACLPGHKQVDHHSKDTTLIHQIFGGYWRSQIKCLHCHGISDTFDPYLDIALDIQAAQSVKQALEQLVKPEELNGENAYHCALCLQKAPASKTLTLHTSAKVLILVLKRFSDVTGNKLAKNVQYPECLDMQPYMSQQNTGPLVYVLYAVLVHAGWSCHNGHYFSYVKAQEGQWYKMDDAEVTASGITSALSQQAYVLFYIQKSEWERHSESVSRGREPRALGAEDTDRRATQGELKRDHPCLQVPELDAHLVERDTQESTLDHWKFLQEQNKTKPEFNVRKVEGTLPPNVHVIRQSKYKCGMKNHHPEQQSSLRNLSSTNPTDQESMNTGTLASLQGTTRRSKGKNKHSKRALLVCQ; from the coding sequence atggaggacgactcactctacttgggaggtgagtggcagttcaaccacttttcaaaactcacatcttctcggccagatgcagcttttgctgaaatccagcggacttctctccctgagaagtcaccactctcatgtgagacccgtgtcgacttctgtgatgatttggctcctgtggcaagacagcttgctcccagggagaagcttcctctgagtagcaggagacctgctgcggtgggggctgggctccagaatatgggaaatacctgctacgtgaacgcttccctgcagtgcctgacatacacaccgccccttgccaactacatgctgtcccgggagcactctcaaacgtgtcatcgtcacaagggctgcatgctctgtactatgcaagctcacatcacacgggccctctaccgtcctggccatgtcatccagccctcacaggcattggctgctggcttccatagaggcaagcaggaagatgcccatgaatttctcatgttcactgtggatgccatgaaaaaggcatgccttcccgggcacaagcaggtagatcatcactccaaggacaccaccctcatccaccaaatatttggagggtactggagatctcaaatcaagtgtctccactgccacggcatttcagacacctttgacccttacctggacatcgccctggatatccaggcagctcagagtgtcaagcaagctttggaacagttggtgaagcccgaagaactcaatggagagaatgcctatcattgtgctctttgtctccagaaggcgcctgcctccaagacgttaactttacacacttctgccaaggtcctcatccttgtattgaagagattctccgatgtcacaggcaacaaacttgccaagaatgtgcaatatcctgagtgccttgacatgcagccatacatgtctcagcagaacacaggacctcttgtctatgtcctctatgctgtgctggtccacgctgggtggagttgtcacaacggacattacttctcttatgtcaaagctcaagaaggccagtggtataaaatggatgatgccgaagtcactgcctctggcatcacttctgccctgagtcaacaggcctatgtcctcttttacatccagaagagtgaatgggaaagacacagtgagagtgtgtcaagaggcagggaaccaagagcccttggcgctgaagacacagacaggcgagcaacgcaaggagagctcaagagagaccacccctgcctccaggtacctGAGTTGGACGcgcacttggtggaaagagacactcaggaaagcaccctagaccactggaaattcctccaagagcaaaacaaaacgaagcctgagttcaacgtcagaaaagtcgaaggtacaTTGCCTCCCAACGTACATGTGATTcgtcaatcaaaatacaagtgtgggatgaaaaaccatcatcctgaacagcaaagctccctgcgAAACCTCTCTTCGAcgaacccgacagatcaggagtccatgaacacaggcacactcgcttctctgcaagggacgaccaggagatccaaagggaagaacaaacacagcaagagggctctgcttgtgtgccagtga